In Brassica napus cultivar Da-Ae chromosome C2, Da-Ae, whole genome shotgun sequence, the sequence TTTCCCACTTCTCTTTGCATCTTTTAGCGCTTCTATTGTATCCCAATCTTCTCATCCCTCCAGAGATCTCTTCCCATAATGGCCCTCTAGTACCATTTTCTTGATAGTTAGCTTCAAGATTTTTCCTTATCCGTATTAAGACCTCGACCTCGGTTTTAGGCCATCTTGAAGAACTAGGAGATAGTGAATGGTTGCTATCGAATAGAACCGGCCTTGGCTCTTTACTCTCAAATGTTATTGAATGTTCACTGTGATATTGTTTCCTTTGTGGTACTTTATGTTTCTGTcgtggttgttgttgttgtcctcCTGAGATTTTGTGTAAGAAGGATATGATTGCAGCGTCTTTAGCCACGGCATTAGACCTCTCATGGACTAGTGTTTTGTGTTCTCTATTGATTCTCGCTACCTCTTGGACCCTCCAAGCTTCTTCTCTTGagattctctctctttcttgattctcaAAAATTTCCAAGAACCTCTTTTGCACCTTCTCTTGTTTCGCCATCAATTCTTTAGTTAACTTCGTAAACAATCTTTTCCAatattttctcttctttctcgaTCTCTTgtcctgatgatgatgatcttcttcctcatcagaTGCAGTAGATGAAGAAGTTGAGCTCGAGAAAAGGTTCAGCGATGAGACATTGTTTATCAAGTCATTTGAAGTTGGTCTAAAACCAGTATCAATAGTAGTTGCATGGTTGTTGCTATATATAGGGAAAGGTGTTGTAGGAGACGGTTGCTTGGCTTGGAAGGTAGGTTTTGTGGCGATTGGTTTCACACTAACCTGATGATGGTTCAACGGTATCAAAGAAGTGGTTGTTGTCACGGTCGTGGTGGCTGTAGAAGATTTTAAGGGTTGTGACTCGGGTTCGGGTGGATAGGAATTGAGAGCCTCCAAAGCTTGTAACTCTTCGAAAAACCGGTAAGTTTTGCCTTCGGATTTTCCGGTACGACCTTCTTTGGTACGTTTGTGGTACTTGTACACGTTCTCGAACTTCTCCTTGCATTTCTTTGCACTTCTTTTGTAACCAAACTCCATCATTTTCCTAATTATTTATCAAACAATAAACACCGTAAGAAacatcacaaaaatatatttttcctagatagttaaatgtaaatttataattatacttTTAGATACATATAAACATATAGGAATTTTCAAATGAAAATACcgaaaatatgataatatagaTATATCCAAAAATGTTTAGGTATATAAACGATCATAAAATTTCTGTTTATGTTTTTTCAGTATGAAATATTAATGCATCATGTATCTAGtttattacatatttaaatgtaaatttgcgATTAGATTTATCTAgttttttacataattaaatgTAGTTTGTAAGTAGATTTTAAGATATATACAAACATATAACTAGCTGTATAGGAtcattcaaataaaattattgaaagtatgACAATATAGGCATGTGCAAAATGTGTAAACGTATATACAACAAGATCGTaaaatttcatttcattttccaGTATGAATATATATGCATGTATcagaatatatataacaaaaaaacctGGAGATTTCTTCCCACAAGGGagctttgagagtggagtcacgAAAGGCTTTATCCATTTCCGAACGTATTCTCAAGAGAGCTAGAGTTTCCGGTCTTGGCCACCggtttcctcctcctccgcctacTTCTCCGATTTCCTCCATTTTCATATCTTTCTCATCCTCGCCTGAACCGCCCATGTCGCCACTGCCGGAGCTATCTAACAGTCCTGAAGAGTTTCCAGACACACTAAAGATTCGAATCCGGATGTCTCAGAGAGAGTTTATGAGAGTTTGACGAGAAGAGAAGGTTGTGGTtgaattttctgtttttttcgtCTATCgtgattttatctttttaattggGTGGGATGGACCATATATCaagatcttataaatataatacatttttgtACGTGATATATTTTGCATAATTAGTTTTTCTCTATATCACAAAAGGAGGAGTGGGACTTTAAAGGGAAACCTTTTCACTTTCTTTCTGTCTTTTTAAATTTGGGAATCTTCTCATTGCTTATAAGAAAATTTTGGTAgctaaaaataatttcatataaattaaagttttatgtatattttatctCAGTAGGTGTAACATCTGATTAGTGATTGGTTTATCAGCTTTTTAGGCAATGAAATTCCAGAAACTTGCCATCGGTTGTGGTACCAAAACTGGttaaaaatcaaaaccctaattagACTGAATAATTTGATATCAATAATGAACTGCTAGAACTGAATTCTATAAACTCTAAAATTACGTTCCGATACAAGATACAATTGCTCATTCATTATCGTCAATCcatatacttttacatataaCTAGGAGCATTGcctccgcgcttgcgcggaaTTGCGAACGGaattcttgtttcatctcaatatttgttaggATTATTGTATCTGTGAATTTTGGGTTTTGGAttttgggttgatcattgtttttcaaattttttattgttatagggttagagttgtgatgatgaactgtgtatgcattgttctccactcatgaaagactaaactgtgttagtaatgtgatttaTATAGTTCGTGATGTTGCTTTTTGTGTCACTgaaacttattgtttgtttgtctttttaatttgttacttgtactgttgagcttacataaattatattaaggttgttgagagtactttttgtttctggatattttttctccagtttagttgtgtaagttgtgtgtattaagtaataatttttttaattcttattatgttggttgtatgttttttattttatttttaaacttgttg encodes:
- the LOC106367688 gene encoding trihelix transcription factor GT-2 codes for the protein MGGSGEDEKDMKMEEIGEVGGGGGNRWPRPETLALLRIRSEMDKAFRDSTLKAPLWEEISRKMMEFGYKRSAKKCKEKFENVYKYHKRTKEGRTGKSEGKTYRFFEELQALEALNSYPPEPESQPLKSSTATTTVTTTTSLIPLNHHQVSVKPIATKPTFQAKQPSPTTPFPIYSNNHATTIDTGFRPTSNDLINNVSSLNLFSSSTSSSTASDEEEDHHHQDKRSRKKRKYWKRLFTKLTKELMAKQEKVQKRFLEIFENQERERISREEAWRVQEVARINREHKTLVHERSNAVAKDAAIISFLHKISGGQQQQPRQKHKVPQRKQYHSEHSITFESKEPRPVLFDSNHSLSPSSSRWPKTEVEVLIRIRKNLEANYQENGTRGPLWEEISGGMRRLGYNRSAKRCKEKWENINKYFKKVKESNKKRPLDSKTCPYFNQLEALYNERNKSGALSILPLMLTPQLLPQETQTELKTDQGDKGEEGESEEDDYENEDEEGDNETSEFEIVLNKSSPMDINNNIFT